The Pseudomonadota bacterium genome contains a region encoding:
- a CDS encoding M23 family metallopeptidase: MLSTSANRYLATLPLTFLVLTLPTIFALTLPTLVYATPTKATEALQAISTKSTFVYPVMGPRKSGNFGTRKHPIKRVHQHHHGIDLAAPQGTPIRSIADGQVIFADPYAGYGKLVVVKHSGGLTSHYGHCAAFKVQPGATVRAGDILATVGSTGISTGPHLHFELRKGGIPLNPEQILPGLASASEG, translated from the coding sequence ATGCTTTCAACCTCTGCTAACCGATATCTGGCTACTCTCCCTCTCACCTTCTTGGTGTTAACTCTTCCTACTATCTTTGCTCTAACTCTTCCAACGCTCGTTTACGCTACTCCCACTAAAGCGACAGAGGCTCTTCAGGCTATATCTACTAAGTCGACCTTCGTTTATCCCGTAATGGGCCCCCGTAAGTCGGGTAACTTCGGAACCCGCAAGCACCCAATTAAGCGCGTTCACCAACACCATCACGGTATCGATCTAGCTGCTCCACAGGGTACTCCGATCCGATCTATTGCAGACGGGCAGGTCATCTTTGCGGATCCTTACGCCGGCTATGGAAAGTTAGTCGTAGTAAAACACTCAGGGGGTCTCACCAGTCACTATGGACACTGCGCCGCGTTCAAGGTGCAGCCGGGTGCCACGGTTCGTGCCGGAGATATCCTAGCTACAGTTGGAAGCACCGGCATCTCAACCGGGCCACACCTGCACTTTGAACTGCGCAAAGGTGGCATTCCACTTAATCCTGAGCAAATCTTGCCCGGGCTTGCCAGCGCCTCTGAGGGATAA